The following is a genomic window from Merismopedia glauca CCAP 1448/3.
CGGTTCCTGAGTTAACTCCAATGGAAGAAGTTGCACCAATATAACGGTTCCATTCCTGCTCAAATTTAGTCACTAATGGTCCTAAACCCAACCAAGAGCGATCGAAAACTTCACGGATGTTGGCTAATTCTTCTTCACCCACACAGGGTTTAAATAGTCTGATTTCCATTTGTTTAAACTCTTAAATAAAAGGTGTAATAAAATCTGAAAGTGTCCCCAACTTACTATCTTTAGATGATAGTTGTGGTTGTTGAACGGGCCAAGGAATAGCTAAGGATTCGTCATTCCATCTTAAGCCGCCTTCTGCTTCTGGTTGATACATTGCATCTACTTTATAAAAAACTAAAGCTGGTGATGTCAAAGTACAAAATCCATGAGCAAAACCTTTAGGAATATAAACGCAGTTTTGGCTTTCTGCTGATAGTTCAATAGCATCCCACTGTCCGTAGGTAGCAGAGTTTTTTCGCAAATCTACAAACACATCCCACACTTTCCCAGACAAAACTCGTACCAATTTAGTTTCTGTATGAGGTGGCTTTTGGAAATGTAAACCTCGAATCACACCCTTTTCTTGGGAG
Proteins encoded in this region:
- a CDS encoding dTDP-4-dehydrorhamnose 3,5-epimerase family protein, coding for SQEKGVIRGLHFQKPPHTETKLVRVLSGKVWDVFVDLRKNSATYGQWDAIELSAESQNCVYIPKGFAHGFCTLTSPALVFYKVDAMYQPEAEGGLRWNDESLAIPWPVQQPQLSSKDSKLGTLSDFITPFI